In the Deltaproteobacteria bacterium genome, TTTACTTTAAACTGGTAAAGCGCTTCTGGATGAATATCTTCCCAATAAACTTTCTCTACCTCGACGATCTGATTGGTCTCCACTGCTGCCGCCCCGCCGACAATGGCCAGGTAGCAGCCTCCAAATTTCTTCATGGCTTCCAGGCTGGCCTGGTATTGCCCCCCCTTGCCGATAATGGCCCGTACGCCATACTTCTCCATTAATCCGGGGGTAAAACGGTCCATGCGGCCACTGGTCGTGGTACCCACGCACACCTTTTCCCATCGGTCCCCCTTTTTTTTCAGGCTGGGGGCGGTGTGTAAACAGACTGCCCCTTGTAGGGAGACCGGCGGATC is a window encoding:
- a CDS encoding FumA C-terminus/TtdB family hydratase beta subunit, translated to MATYTLTTPLTEEVVRKLHVRDSVILNGTIFGIRDLTQIRIFDHKMDPPVSLQGAVCLHTAPSLKKKGDRWEKVCVGTTTSGRMDRFTPGLMEKYGVRAIIGKGGQYQASLEAMKKFGGCYLAIVGGAAAVETNQIVEVEKVYWEDIHPEALYQFKVKDFGPLIVAMDSHGNHLYFEVKAQAEKKLPEIYKRLGISP